A part of Silurus meridionalis isolate SWU-2019-XX chromosome 18, ASM1480568v1, whole genome shotgun sequence genomic DNA contains:
- the psmg4 gene encoding proteasome assembly chaperone 4: MEVSTIMENGDCTGQESTEPISLHDFSEKLLEQMVHFHVMKLTGGFFLWVGTSPVLSNLAVSMNSRFDSMPLSSLVLGDSSDTTPTSIAQRLTKKTKKQVFVSYNLPVTDSNLTILVENRIKKEMELHPDKF; encoded by the exons ATGGAG gtgTCCACTATTATGGAGAACGGTGATTGCACTGGCCAGGAGTCCACAGAGCCCATCAGCCTTCATGATTTTTCCGAGAAGCTGCTGGAGCAGATGGTGCATTTCCATGTGATGAAGCTCACCGGGGGTTTCTTCCTTTGGGTCGGCACCAGTCCTGTCCTCTCAAACCTGGCAGTGTCCATGAACAGCAGATTT GACTCCATGCCTTTGTCCAGCCTGGTACTGGGGGATTCATCAGACACGACCCCAACTTCCATAGCTCAGAGGCTGA CAAAGAAGACCAAGAAGCAGGTGTTTGTAAGCTATAACCTTCCAGTGACCGACTCCAATCTAACCATCTTGGTGGAGAACCGAATTAAAAAGGAGATGGAGCTCCATCCTGACAAATTTTAA